In Phalacrocorax aristotelis chromosome 6, bGulAri2.1, whole genome shotgun sequence, one DNA window encodes the following:
- the GPBP1L1 gene encoding vasculin-like protein 1: MAQHDFVPAWLNFSTPQSTKSPAATFEKHGEHLPRGEGRFGVSRRRHNSSDGFFNNGPLRTAGDCWHQPSLLRHDSVDSGVSKGAHVGLSGSQPGWHGPSRGHDGVNQRGGGGTGVHRHWNGNFHSRKSSAFQEKLPVESREEKKEDREQLQFEEEDFPSLNPEAGRHNNQNKPLGTPSGVWENPPSAKQPTKMLVIKKVSKEDPAAAFSAAFTSPVSHLANGNKATSIVPSVYKNLVPKPAAPPSKPSPWKANRSEHKPGSLSSSRDSAFTSPVSVTKPAVLASGSVLTSPKESPSSTTPPIEICSSRLTKLMRRTTDKKSEFLKTLKDDRNGEITENRECDKLDDMESNSTPEPKENWEENCHQNGLSLPLPEEGENLSHSLEAEHRLLKEMGWQEYPENDENYLPLTEDELKEFQIKSEQRRRNGFGKNGFLQGRGSSLLFHWRSTFKTKIEDSDTETSSSETSDDDA, translated from the exons ATGGCGCAGCATGACTTTGTTCCTGCCTGGCTTAACTTCTCAACGCCACAGTCAACCAAG TCCCCTGCAGCCACCTTTGAGAAACATGGAGAGCACCTTCCACGGGGAGAAGGCCGCTTTGGGGTGAGCCGTAGGAGACACAACTCTTCTGATGGATTTTTCAATAATGGGCCCCTCCGAACTGCCGGAG ACTGCTGGCATCAGCCGTCCCTTCTCCGCCATGATTCTGTAGATTCTGGTGTTTCTAAAGGAGCTCATGTTGGGCTTTCTGGCAGTCAGCCTGGCTGGCATGGTCCCTCACGGGGCCATGATGGTGTGAATCAGCGTGGTGGAGGAGGAACTGGAGTTCATCGCCACTGGAATGGCAACTTCCATTCTCGGAAAAGTTCCGCCTTTCAAGAAAAGCTGCCTGTTGAATccagggaagagaagaaggaagatAGAGAGCAGTTGCAGTTTGAGGAAGAAGACTTT CCATCTTTGAATCCAGAAGCTGGAAGACACAACAACCAGAACAAACCTTTAGGAACACCTTCTGGAGTATGGG AAAACCCCCCTAGTGCCAAGCAACCTACCAAGATGCTGGTCATCAAAAAGGTTTCAAAAGAGGATCCTGCCGCCGCCTTCTCAGCTGCATTTACATCACCTGTTTCTCACCTGGCAAACGGCAACAAAGCCACCTCCATCGTCCCAAGTGTCTACAAAAACCTAGTTCCTAAAcctgcagctcctccttccAAG CCAAGTCCATGGAAAGCCAACAGGAGTGAACATAAACCAGGCTCGCTTTCCTCCAGCCGTGACTCTGCCTTTACCAGTCCGGTGTCTGTAACCAAACCAGCAGTACTGGCGAGTGGCTCAGTCCTCACCTCTCCCAAAGAG AGTCCTTCCAGCACCACCCCTCCCATCGAGATCTGCTCTTCACGCCTGACGAAGCTGATGCGCCGTACCACTGATAAAAAGAGCGAATTCCTGAAGACACTGAAAGATGATAGGAACGGGGAGATAACGGAGAACAGAGAATGTGACAAGCTGGATGAT ATGGAGAGCAACAGCACACCAGAACCAAAGGAAAACTGGGAAGAGAACTGCCATCAGAAtggcctttctctccctttgccGGAGGAGGGGGAAAACCTCTCTCATTCATTGGAAGCAGAACACAG GTTATTGAAAGAAATGGGATGGCAGGAATATCCTGAAAATGATGAGAACTACCTTCCCCTCACGGAGGATGAGCTCAAAGAGTTCCAAATTAAATCAGAGCAG CGAAGAAGAAACGGATTTGGGAAGAATGGATTTCTTCAGGGCCGCGGCTCCAGCCTGTTGTTCCACTGGAGAAGCACTTTTAAGACAAAGATTGAGGACTCAGACACGGAAACCAGTAGCAGCGAAACGTCAGATGACGATGCCTGA